AGAATCAATTCCGAGTCGATCACCTCTTCAAAGTCCTTTATATAAACTACTTGAAGAAACTATAAAAAAGTGGAACTTAAAAGCAAAATTAATTCCTTTTATGCAGGTTGGTGGAACAGATTCAAGATTTTTTAGAGAAAAAGGAATACCTGCCTATGGATTTGGACCACTTTTAATAGATGGTCCTTATGGAGAATTTCTTGAAATGGTTCATGGTCATAATGAGAAAATATCTACTGATAATTTACTTTTTATGATAAAAACCCTCTGGAATGTTGTAACAAATTTCAATACCATGTCATCCTGACCCTCGAGTGAAACGAAGGGGAAGTGCTCCTTCAGAATGACGAGGAGTGTAAAATTTCTTTATGCAAATATTCTCGATTTTTAATTGTAACTTCGAGGATTTTTACATCTTTTCTTTCTTTTATTTCATTAACAAAAGGTAAATTACTGCGTGTTATTGTAGCAAGTACTTT
This genomic stretch from Actinomycetota bacterium harbors:
- a CDS encoding M20/M25/M40 family metallo-hydrolase, which encodes ESIPSRSPLQSPLYKLLEETIKKWNLKAKLIPFMQVGGTDSRFFREKGIPAYGFGPLLIDGPYGEFLEMVHGHNEKISTDNLLFMIKTLWNVVTNFNTMSS